In Nicotiana tabacum cultivar K326 chromosome 19, ASM71507v2, whole genome shotgun sequence, one DNA window encodes the following:
- the LOC107780297 gene encoding beta-galactosidase 13-like → MAKQNQILLTLALLIFSLISSATGAAEKPRGVTYDSRSLIVNGNRELFFSGSIHYPRSPPEMWPDIIRKAKEGGINLIQTYVFWNIHEPIQGQFDFEGNYDIVKFIKEIGKQGLYVTLRIGPYIEAEWTSGGFPYWLREVKNITFRSYNEPFVYHMKKYAEMVIELMKKEKLFAPQGGPIILAQIENEYNNVQLAYKENGKKYIEWAANMAVGLYNGVPWIMCKQKDAPPSVINTCNGRHCGDTFTGPNGPNKPSLWTENWTAQYRTYGDPPAQRSAEDLAFSVARFFAKNGTLTNYYMYYGGTNFGRTSSSFVTTRYYDEAPLDEFGLMRDPKWSHLRDLHRALRLSRRALLWGTPTVQKINENLEITVYEKPGPDHMCAAFLTNNHTKLPSNITFRGAEYYLPEKSISILADCKTVVYNTQTVVSQHNSRNFVPSEKAKNLKWEIYQEKVPTIHDLALKNRDPLELYSLTKDKSDYAWYSTSINLDRRDLPMRPDILPVLQIASMGHALVAFVNGQYVGFGHGNNIEKSFVFRQPVVLKPGINHITLLAETIGYPNSGAYMEKRFAGPRGVTLQGLMAGTLDITLNVWGHEVGVYGEKEQLFTEEGAKKVKWNSLAGPPPGPVTWLKTYFDAPEGTDPVALRMDKMQKGMMWVNGKSLGRYWASFLSPLGQPTQSEYHIPRAFLKPNNNLLVVFEETGGHPEIIQIVTVNRDTICSMITEYHPPNVKYWERSRSKFRAVVEDLKAGAHLTCPDDNVIEKVEFASYGDPDGACGNFYMGNCTSPNSIKVAEKYCLGKHTCSIPVEREVFDEPNKDPCPNIFKTLAVQVKCVVPKKN, encoded by the exons atggCTAAACAAAATCAGATATTATTAACGTTAGCCCTCCTGATTTTCTCGTTGATTTCATCGGCGACCGGAGCCGCCGAAAAGCCACGTGGCGTCACTTACGATAGTCGTTCCTTAATCGTCAATGGAAACagagaattgttcttttctggTTCGATTCACTATCCTCGTAGCCCTCCTGAG ATGTGGCCAGACATTATCAGGAAAGCTAAAGAAGGAGGTATTAATCTCATTCAGACCTATGTGTTTTGGAACATTCACGAGCCCATTCAAGGCCAG TTCGATTTTGAAGGAAATTATGACATTGTCAAGTTTATCAAAGAGATCGGTAAACAGGGCCTGTATGTAACTCTGAGAATTGGTCCTTACATTGAAGCAGAATGGACTTCAGG AGGGTTCCCATACTGGCTAAGAGAAGTTAAAAATATCACATTCCGTTCTTATAACGAGCCATTCGTG TACCACATGAAAAAATACGCAGAAATGGTCATTGAGCTGATGAAAAAGGAGAAATTGTTTGCACCTCAAGGAGGTCCCATCATCCTGGCACAG ATAGAAAATGAGTACAATAATGTCCAGCTAGCTTATAAAGAAAACGGAAAGAAATATATTGAGTGGGCAGCAAATATGGCTGTGGGATTATACAATGGAGTCCCCTGGATCATGTGCAAGCAAAAGGATGCCCCTCCATCTGTG ATAAACACATGCAATGGAAGGCATTGTGGGGATACTTTCACAGGCCCTAATGGTCCCAACAAACCTTCTTTGTGGACTGAAAATTGGACTGCGCA GTATAGAACTTATGGAGATCCTCCAGCACAAAGATCAGCAGAAGATCTTGCTTTTTCTGTGGCTCGTTTCTTTGCAAAGAATGGAACTCTTACAAACTATTACatg tacTATGGTGGAACCAACTTTGGAAGAACAAGCTCTTCTTTCGTGACTACTCGTTATTATGATGAAGCCCCTCTTGATGAATTTG GTTTAATGAGGGATCCCAAATGGAGTCACTTGAGAGACTTGCACAGGGCATTAAGATTGTCGAGAAGAGCTCTTCTTTGGGGTACTCCCACTGTACAAAAGATTAACGAGAATCTTGAG ATCACTGTCTATGAGAAGCCTGGACCTGATCATATGTGTGCTGCCTTTTTGACCAACAACCACACAAAGTTACCATCCAACATTACATTTAGGGGAGCAGAATATTACTTGCCTGAGAAATCAATTAGCATTCTTGCTGATTGTAAGACTGTGGTTTACAACACTCAAACG GTTGTTTCGCAACATAATTCAAGAAACTTTGTTCCGTCGGAGAAAGCAAAGAATCTAAAATGGGAAATATATCAAGAAAAAGTACCAACAATACATGATTTGGCACTTAAGAACAGGGATCCCTTGGAACTTTACAGTTTGACCAAAGATAAATCTGACTATGCTTGGTACAGCACAAG CATCAACCTTGATCGACGTGACTTGCCCATGAGACCTGATATTCTCCCTGTATTGCAAATTGCAAGTATGGGCCATGCATTGGTTGCCTTTGTCAATGGACAATATGTTG GGTTTGGGCACGGGAACAATATCGAGAAGAGCTTTGTCTTCCGGCAACCAGTCGTCTTGAAACCTGGAATCAATCACATCACCCTTTTAGCTGAGACAATTGGATATCCG AATAGCGGAGCCTATATGGAAAAGAGGTTTGCAGGACCCCGTGGTGTGACACTTCAAGGTTTAATGGCTGGAACTCTTGATATCACTTTGAATGTTTGGGGACATGAG GTTGGTGTATATGGAGAAAAAGAACAATTATTCACAGAAGAAGGTGCAAAGAAAGTGAAATGGAATTCCTTAGCTGGTCCGCCACCAGGACCTGTTACTTGGTTGAAG ACATATTTTGATGCCCCAGAAGGCACTGATCCAGTGGCCTTGAGAATGGACAAAATGCAAAAAGGTATGATGTGGGTCAATGGTAAAAGCCTTGGTCGTTACTGGGCATCTTTCCTCTCTCCTCTTGGACAGCCCACTCAATCTGA GTATCATATTCCAAGAGCATTTTTgaagccaaacaataatctcctAGTTGTTTTTGAAGAAACTGGAGGTCACCCAGAAATAATTCAAATAGTAACAGTGAACAGAGACACAATCTGCAGTATGATCACCGAATATCATCCTCCAAATGTTAAGTATTGGGAGAGATCTAGAAGTAAATTTCGCGCCGTCGTAGAAGATCTCAAAGCAGGAGCTCACTTAACTTGCCCAGACGATAATGTGATCGAGAAAGTTGAGTTTGCTAGTTATGGTGATCCAGATGGTGCATGTGGAAATTTCTACATGGGAAATTGCACATCACCTAATAGTATTAAAGTAGCAGAAAAGTATTGTTTGGGAAAACACACATGTTCTATCCCAGTTGAGAGAGAGGTTTTTGACGAGCCAAACAAGGACCCATGCCCTAATATTTTCAAGACTTTGGCTGTCCAAGTCAAGTGTGTTGTACCAAAGAAGAATTAA